One Candidatus Palauibacter scopulicola genomic window, CGGAGCGCTGAACGACTTCTTCGGCGGCTACTACCACGACGAAGACTACGGCTGGGGACACTGGGCCCCGCACGAGGAAATGCCCGGGCGCAAGATGTGGCTGTGGGCGCTCTCGCGGGCGGGCGGCATCTGGGAGGATCTGCTCACCGACACGGACGGACAGTACGTCGAGTTCCAGGCCGGGCGGCTCCACGCGCAGTACCAGCCGGGAGCGCACCGCAACCCGATCTCGCAGGCCGGGTTCGATCCGTTCTCGGCCAGCCGCTGGACGGAGTGGTGGTTCCCGCTGGAAGGAACCGGCGGCCTCACGGACGCCTCGCCCCACGGCGCCATGCACGTCGAACGGGAGAGCGACCGCCTGCGGGTCGTGATCCAGGCGTTCGGGGCCGGGGTCGACACCGTGGCGGCATGGTCGGGCGGCGAACCGGTCGACGCGCGGGCGGTGGCGCTCGAACCCCTTGAACCGGTGACCCTCGAGTTCGACGTCGATCCCGGGCGTCCGTGGCGCGTTGCCGTGCCGGGGCTCCGGCTGGAAGCCTGCTCGAGGCCGGACGCGACCGGGCTCGCCGGGGTGTGCGGATTCGGTGGGGATCCCTCGGTGTCCCGGCCGTTCGGGACGAACGCCGAAGCGTGGGACGCGCTCCCGGAGACGGATCGCCTGGTGTTCGAGGCGAGGGAGCTGGTGCGTGGCCGCCGCCATGCCGACGCGCGGACGCTATACCACCGGGCGCTCGATGCCGAGCCGTGGAACCGTGAGGCGTTGCTGGGTCTAGGCGCGCTGGCGTTGAGGTCGGCTCGCCATGAGGAGGGTCTCGCCCATGCCCGGCGCGCGCTCCAGCTCGACACCTACGATCCGGAGGCCAACTTCCTCGCCGGCAACCTGTATCTGGCCCTCGGGCGCCGCGCCGATGCGCTCGACTCGTTCGGCTGGGCGGCCCGGTCGGTCTCGTTCCGGGCCGCGGCGCGTACTCGGCTGGCGGAGTTGGCGCTGGAGGCGGGGGACATGGCCGAAACGCGCCGCCACGCCGCGCTGGCGCTCGACCACGATCGCGCGAGCATTCCGGCCCGCGAGGTGCTGGCGATCGCGGCGCGGCTGGAGGGAGACGAAGCCGGCGCGGCGCGCGTGCGGGCGGAGCTGCTGGAACTCGACCCGCTGAACCATTTCGTGCTGGCCGAGCGCTATCTCGCGGCGCGGGCCGGGGGACCCGGCGGGGCAGAGGCGACGGACGGAGCCGAAGCCGCGCGCCTCACCGCGTCGATGCGGAGCGAATACCCGGGGCAGACGCTGCTGGAACTCGCCGTGGGCTACGCGAACCGCGGGCTGCCCGGCGATGCCGCCCGCCTGCTGGAGTTGGCGGACCGGGTGGACGGCGGTCCCGTCACCGCGGCGTGGCTCGGCTTCCTGACGGACGACGCGGAGCTCCTGCGGGCGGGGACCGATCCCGCCTTCGCCTTCCCCTACCGCCCGGAGACCCTGCCGGTCCTGCGCTGGGCGGCCCGCGAAGACCCGCACTGGGGCTGGCGCTACCTGCTGGGCCTGAACCTGTGGGCGCTCGACCGCGACGCCGAAGCGGCCGAGGTGCTCGCGACCCTGGGCGATGAGTCCGACTACGGCCCCGCCTACGCGGCGCGCGCGCACCTGACGGAAGCCCTGGGCGGCGACCCCGGACCCGACTTCCGTCGCGCCGTCGAGGTGGATCCCGGCAGCCGCCTCCTCCGCATCTCCCTCATCCGGCATCTGCAGGAGACGGGACGCTGGGGCGAGGCGCGCGAGGCGTCCGGCCGGGGACGGGAACTCTTCCCGGACGACTTCAACCTCGCCCTCATCCACGCGCGGGGGCTCATCCGGGCGGGCGAGTACCGCGAGGCCAACGGGATCCTCGCCGGCACCCTCGTACTACCCTCGGAGAACTCCGGCGAGGCCCACCGCCTGTACGAGCTCCTGCACATCGGGGCCGCGCTGGACGAACTGGAGGCCGGGAACCGCCCGCTCGCCCGCCGTCACCTGGAAGCGGCGCTGCTGTGGCCGGAATCGCTCGGCCAGGGCCGCCCCTTCGACCCCGACGACCGCCTCGTACGGTTCCTGTTCGACGCGGTGGCGGAAAGCCCCGATGCCGGACCCGTGTCCCGGGCCTTCGAGACCGTCACCATCGCCTCGCTGCGCGCCCGCATCGACTCGCTCGCCGCCGCCCCATCCCCGATCGCAACGATCGAGCAGGCGCTACTCCGCCGGGCGGTCGCCGCCGCCGCCCGCCGGTAACTGCGTCGGTAACTACGTTTCGCCCGGTTCGGGCATGCGGTAGCCGACGCCGCGCTCGTTTCGGATGTAGGCTGCGCGGGTCCCGTCCTCGCCCAGCTTCTTTCGGAGCCTCTTGATGACGGCGTGGACGAGTTTCGGGGCGCGGGGGTCCGGATGCCGCCGCCAGACCTTCCGGAACAGGGAACGGTACGTGGACACCCGCCCCGCATTCGTCGAAAGCACGCGCAGGATCTCGTACTCCGTGGCCGTCAGGTCCAGCTTGCGCCCGGCCAGGGTCACGTGGCGGCGTTCGTAGTCGATCGCGAGTGCTCCGAGCACGAAGCGTTCGGGTGCGGCGTGCTTTCGCACGGCAGCCCGCACTCTCGCCGTCAATTCCGTCGGGGAGAATGGTTTGACGATGTAGTCGGCGGCGCCGGCGCCCAGGGCGCGGGCGATGGTCTCGTCCCGTCCGTAGGCGGAGATGAAGATGACCGGCAGATCGGACAGTTCGGGAACCTGCTCCAGCAACTCGATCCCGTCGGCGCCGGACAGCATCAGGTCGAGCAGGACCAGATGGGGTTTCTCGGTCTGGATGACCTTTGACAACTCCCGGTGGTCGCCGGTCACGACCGCAGCGTAACCGGCGGCGGTGAGCG contains:
- a CDS encoding DUF5107 domain-containing protein is translated as MFRLTLRQLRTAALAAAIPCTALTAAACDAPGPRARISEEVRVLDTYPFSDPNPVPVLATDRRLYPYHTFEGYAATSEPREWKVVTMENDLIEVFVLPEVGGKVWGAVVKATGHEFIYRNEVMKFRDIALRGPWTSGGIEFNFGVIGHTPATATPVDYLVRENADGSVSTIVGATDLPSRTPWRVEIRLPPDRAAFETRVLWYNPTPLEQPYYNWMTAAAFAQDDLELFVPGNAYLEHSGRARPWPEDEEGRFLPLYRNNAFGGHKSYHVVGALNDFFGGYYHDEDYGWGHWAPHEEMPGRKMWLWALSRAGGIWEDLLTDTDGQYVEFQAGRLHAQYQPGAHRNPISQAGFDPFSASRWTEWWFPLEGTGGLTDASPHGAMHVERESDRLRVVIQAFGAGVDTVAAWSGGEPVDARAVALEPLEPVTLEFDVDPGRPWRVAVPGLRLEACSRPDATGLAGVCGFGGDPSVSRPFGTNAEAWDALPETDRLVFEARELVRGRRHADARTLYHRALDAEPWNREALLGLGALALRSARHEEGLAHARRALQLDTYDPEANFLAGNLYLALGRRADALDSFGWAARSVSFRAAARTRLAELALEAGDMAETRRHAALALDHDRASIPAREVLAIAARLEGDEAGAARVRAELLELDPLNHFVLAERYLAARAGGPGGAEATDGAEAARLTASMRSEYPGQTLLELAVGYANRGLPGDAARLLELADRVDGGPVTAAWLGFLTDDAELLRAGTDPAFAFPYRPETLPVLRWAAREDPHWGWRYLLGLNLWALDRDAEAAEVLATLGDESDYGPAYAARAHLTEALGGDPGPDFRRAVEVDPGSRLLRISLIRHLQETGRWGEAREASGRGRELFPDDFNLALIHARGLIRAGEYREANGILAGTLVLPSENSGEAHRLYELLHIGAALDELEAGNRPLARRHLEAALLWPESLGQGRPFDPDDRLVRFLFDAVAESPDAGPVSRAFETVTIASLRARIDSLAAAPSPIATIEQALLRRAVAAAARR